Proteins encoded by one window of Chryseobacterium sp. POL2:
- a CDS encoding phosphatidate cytidylyltransferase, which yields MDKNLIQRLISGAIYGLVIILCTTPLGESWLKPIIPQVQQQYLFYGLMSFFLLVGVWECIRIMKFENGIFKWLVLPLVVFIYYQFSKRFFYHGFFFNFNLSEILALSLILIACITLFKFPKELYQENGKFIFTVIYTALPFGFALGLPSFSSLDPENKPFTLEIMMLFILIWSSDSFAYFTGKFFGKHKMAPKISPKKTWEGFAGGVFFTLILGFFVEKYFPELRGNWIIVGFLVSVFAPLGDLVESQLKRSFGVKDSGNIIPGHGGVLDRLDSFIICAPVVYLYFILEKFI from the coding sequence TTGGATAAAAATCTCATTCAGCGTTTAATTTCTGGAGCTATCTACGGCTTAGTAATTATTTTGTGCACAACACCTTTGGGCGAATCTTGGTTAAAACCTATTATTCCACAAGTTCAGCAACAATATTTGTTTTATGGCTTGATGTCTTTCTTTTTATTAGTCGGCGTTTGGGAATGTATACGTATTATGAAATTCGAGAATGGAATTTTCAAATGGTTGGTATTGCCTTTGGTGGTTTTTATTTATTATCAATTTTCAAAACGTTTTTTCTACCACGGTTTTTTCTTTAATTTTAATTTATCAGAGATTTTAGCATTGAGTTTAATTCTCATTGCGTGCATTACGCTGTTCAAATTCCCAAAAGAACTTTATCAAGAAAATGGAAAATTTATTTTCACTGTAATTTATACGGCTTTACCGTTTGGTTTTGCATTAGGATTACCGAGTTTTAGCAGCTTAGATCCCGAGAATAAGCCTTTCACTTTAGAAATTATGATGCTTTTTATTTTAATATGGAGCAGCGATAGTTTCGCTTATTTCACAGGGAAGTTTTTTGGAAAACATAAAATGGCACCCAAAATTAGTCCCAAAAAAACATGGGAAGGCTTTGCTGGTGGCGTATTTTTTACTTTGATTCTTGGTTTTTTCGTTGAGAAATATTTTCCAGAGCTAAGAGGCAATTGGATTATTGTAGGCTTTTTGGTGTCTGTATTTGCACCTTTAGGCGATTTGGTGGAAAGCCAGCTTAAGCGAAGTTTTGGGGTTAAAGATAGCGGCAATATAATTCCAGGGCACGGCGGTGTACTAGACAGATTAGACAGTTTTATTATTTGCGCGCCTGTTGTATATTTGTATTTTATTTTAGAAAAATT
- a CDS encoding LUD domain-containing protein, producing MSLFKRIVNKILNQPEEDENSNITKLADELRDADLDYKFAQLFTHSGGYFNYCADESEALQTLNQILKIEGINSVFCCDEQLQKFLDVVKTTYTPQLIESNDAAFITCEYLIAFDGRIMLSHNNIQHYHSSRLPEKIIIIANVSQIVNNLGEAMMKVKRAGNLKNLTSISGSSSKLDTPNKDNTKLFLLLLED from the coding sequence TTGAGTCTTTTTAAGAGAATTGTAAATAAAATACTTAATCAGCCCGAAGAGGACGAAAACTCTAATATTACGAAGTTGGCTGATGAATTGCGCGATGCGGATTTGGACTACAAATTTGCCCAGTTGTTCACGCATTCTGGTGGGTATTTTAATTATTGTGCGGACGAGAGCGAAGCACTACAAACTTTAAATCAGATTCTTAAAATCGAAGGTATTAATTCAGTTTTTTGTTGTGACGAACAACTCCAGAAGTTTTTAGATGTTGTGAAAACGACATACACACCACAACTGATAGAATCCAACGATGCCGCTTTTATCACTTGCGAATATCTTATCGCTTTCGATGGTAGAATAATGCTATCTCACAATAATATCCAGCATTATCACTCGTCACGCTTGCCTGAGAAAATTATTATTATTGCGAATGTTTCCCAGATTGTTAATAATCTAGGGGAAGCTATGATGAAGGTGAAACGTGCCGGAAATCTTAAAAATCTTACGTCAATTAGCGGAAGTAGTTCCAAATTGGATACGCCTAATAAAGACAATACCAAACTTTTCTTACTTTTGCTGGAAGATTAA
- the ftsH gene encoding ATP-dependent zinc metalloprotease FtsH, protein MNNNKGFNWFIPIIILVMVLFLVPGLFGDSNAKNIDENDFYKLVQSGKVGEVMVFRDSYKAEVFLNKAAKSELKTTAKKDENPLSMLDMKPGPDYSLTYGDLRYFQERFNQINAEAPSDKKAKMEFGTSKSPFSDLLVTALFWIAIMALFYFFLFRRMGGGGGPGGQIFSIGKSKAKVFDDKDKINVTFKDVAGLEGAKEEVQEVVDFLKNSEKYTKLGGKIPKGVLLVGPPGTGKTLLAKAVAGEAKVPFFSLSGSDFVEMFVGVGASRVRDLFAQAKAKSPAIIFIDEIDAIGRARGKNNFSGGNDERENTLNQLLTEMDGFGTDTNVIVMAATNRADILDKALMRAGRFDRSIYVDLPELHERRQIFDVHLAKIKLDPSVDRDFLAKQTPGFSGADIANVCNEAALIAARNNHETVTKQDFLDAVDRIIGGLEKKNMAIKPSEKKRVAYHEAGHATISWLVEHASPLLKVTIVPRGRSLGAAWYLPEERQLTTTEQMLDEMCATLGGRAAEQVIFNNISTGALSDLEKVTKRAQAMVTIYGLSEKLGNISYYDSSGQQEYNFGKPYSEQTAKVVDEEISTLIETQYQRAIDILITNRDKLEALAQKLLEKEVIFREDLEDIFGKRAWDPELTEKPVSNAEELPATQVEEEVNTTNETPEVQH, encoded by the coding sequence ATGAATAACAATAAAGGTTTTAATTGGTTTATTCCCATTATAATTTTGGTGATGGTGCTATTTTTGGTACCTGGTCTTTTCGGAGATTCTAATGCTAAAAATATTGATGAGAATGACTTCTACAAGCTTGTCCAGTCTGGTAAAGTTGGAGAAGTTATGGTGTTTAGAGATTCTTATAAAGCTGAGGTTTTTTTGAATAAAGCCGCAAAATCAGAATTGAAAACCACTGCAAAAAAAGATGAAAATCCATTGTCAATGTTGGACATGAAACCCGGTCCAGACTATTCTTTGACCTATGGAGATCTTAGATATTTTCAAGAAAGATTTAACCAAATCAATGCTGAGGCTCCGTCCGATAAAAAAGCAAAAATGGAATTTGGGACGAGCAAAAGTCCTTTCTCAGATTTATTGGTAACAGCTTTATTCTGGATAGCAATTATGGCGCTTTTCTATTTTTTCTTATTCAGAAGAATGGGCGGCGGTGGCGGTCCAGGAGGACAAATTTTTAGCATTGGAAAATCAAAAGCCAAAGTTTTTGATGATAAAGATAAAATCAATGTGACTTTTAAAGATGTTGCTGGATTAGAAGGTGCCAAAGAAGAAGTACAGGAGGTTGTGGATTTCCTTAAAAATTCTGAAAAATATACCAAACTGGGCGGAAAAATCCCGAAAGGTGTATTGCTTGTTGGTCCTCCAGGAACTGGTAAAACTCTATTGGCAAAAGCCGTTGCAGGTGAAGCCAAAGTGCCTTTCTTTTCGTTGTCTGGTTCGGATTTCGTTGAGATGTTTGTAGGTGTTGGTGCTTCTAGAGTGAGAGATTTGTTTGCTCAGGCTAAAGCAAAATCACCCGCAATTATCTTCATCGATGAGATTGATGCTATTGGCCGCGCAAGAGGAAAAAATAATTTCTCTGGTGGTAATGATGAAAGAGAAAATACACTTAATCAGCTCTTGACAGAAATGGATGGTTTTGGCACAGATACCAATGTTATCGTAATGGCAGCAACCAACCGCGCAGATATTTTGGATAAAGCCTTGATGAGAGCGGGACGTTTTGACAGATCGATTTATGTTGACCTTCCAGAACTTCATGAAAGACGTCAAATTTTTGATGTTCATTTGGCTAAAATCAAATTAGATCCGAGTGTTGACCGAGATTTCCTAGCAAAACAAACGCCAGGATTTAGTGGTGCAGATATCGCCAATGTTTGTAACGAAGCCGCGCTTATTGCAGCAAGAAATAACCACGAAACGGTAACCAAGCAAGATTTCTTGGACGCAGTTGATAGAATTATCGGCGGTCTTGAGAAGAAAAATATGGCCATCAAACCATCTGAGAAAAAAAGAGTGGCTTACCACGAAGCAGGACATGCAACGATTTCTTGGTTGGTGGAACACGCTTCGCCATTATTAAAAGTAACGATTGTCCCGAGAGGACGTTCTTTGGGGGCAGCCTGGTATCTTCCAGAAGAAAGACAGTTGACAACAACCGAACAGATGTTGGATGAGATGTGTGCAACTTTGGGTGGCCGTGCAGCAGAACAGGTTATTTTTAATAACATTTCTACAGGTGCGTTATCTGATCTTGAAAAAGTTACAAAACGTGCACAAGCGATGGTTACAATCTATGGTTTGAGCGAAAAATTAGGAAATATTTCTTATTACGACAGCTCTGGTCAACAAGAGTATAACTTTGGAAAACCATATTCTGAGCAAACTGCGAAAGTAGTTGACGAAGAGATTTCTACTTTGATAGAAACACAATATCAACGAGCTATCGACATTTTGATTACCAATAGAGATAAGCTAGAGGCTCTAGCGCAAAAACTATTGGAAAAAGAAGTTATTTTCCGGGAAGATCTTGAAGATATTTTTGGGAAAAGAGCTTGGGATCCCGAATTAACCGAGAAGCCTGTTAGCAATGCAGAAGAACTGCCAGCAACACAGGTTGAAGAAGAAGTTAATACAACCAACGAAACTCCAGAAGTGCAACATTAA
- the rsfS gene encoding ribosome silencing factor, with amino-acid sequence MSKNTEKQLLVEKIIEAIQDTKGEDVLVFDLSNIENAVAETFIICSGSSNTQVSSIAGNVEKKVRNELKDRPWHVEGSENNMWVLLDYVSVVVHVFQKEVREYYDIETLWGDAKVTRIEDAQPNF; translated from the coding sequence ATGAGTAAAAATACAGAAAAACAACTATTAGTAGAGAAAATAATAGAAGCAATCCAAGATACAAAAGGCGAAGACGTTTTAGTGTTCGACCTTTCCAATATTGAAAATGCTGTTGCAGAGACGTTCATCATTTGCAGTGGAAGTTCAAACACGCAAGTTTCTTCTATTGCAGGTAATGTTGAAAAAAAAGTCAGAAACGAATTGAAAGATCGTCCTTGGCACGTAGAAGGTAGCGAAAACAATATGTGGGTGTTATTAGATTATGTTTCTGTGGTTGTCCACGTTTTCCAAAAAGAAGTTAGAGAATACTACGATATCGAAACACTTTGGGGTGATGCAAAAGTTACAAGAATAGAAGATGCACAGCCCAACTTCTAA